In Pseudomonadota bacterium, a genomic segment contains:
- a CDS encoding LON peptidase substrate-binding domain-containing protein, with amino-acid sequence MDDEEEYTKFEVDGQDVEIADELSLLPIRNAVLFPGAVAPFDVGREKSVALVEDLEGQTQPTIAIFAQRDPATDDPQQKDLYPVGVAARVLKALKHSSGNFSLILQGLVRVRMEKVTQTSAFLKARVSRLDEPKMEDVETEALAMSLRDIAKQVIQLMPELPREAASLIDSIQEPGQLADLVAANLDAPVDEKAQLLEMVDVKERIRKVLRLLTRQLEILKMRERINSQIKEEMGKNQREYVLRQQLKAIKEELGDEEGDQGDLDVLEERIAKANLLNEPESVARKQLKRLRAMQVGSAEYTVVRTYIDWILDVPWSKATTDMMDIAEVRRILDEDHSGLEKIKKRIVEFLAVRKLKPDKK; translated from the coding sequence ATGGACGACGAAGAGGAATACACCAAATTCGAGGTTGACGGCCAGGACGTTGAGATCGCGGACGAGCTGTCCCTGCTCCCGATTCGCAATGCCGTACTGTTCCCGGGCGCCGTAGCTCCGTTCGATGTAGGACGGGAGAAATCAGTTGCCCTAGTCGAAGACCTGGAAGGCCAAACGCAGCCTACTATCGCCATCTTCGCGCAACGGGATCCAGCGACCGATGACCCCCAGCAAAAGGACCTGTATCCCGTAGGCGTGGCAGCACGGGTGCTCAAGGCGCTCAAGCATAGCTCGGGCAACTTCAGCCTGATCCTGCAGGGGCTCGTGCGCGTGCGAATGGAAAAGGTCACACAGACCTCCGCCTTTCTGAAGGCGCGCGTGAGCAGGCTCGACGAGCCAAAGATGGAAGACGTAGAGACGGAAGCGCTGGCGATGAGCTTGCGCGACATCGCCAAGCAGGTGATCCAGCTCATGCCCGAGCTACCCCGCGAAGCCGCCTCCCTGATCGATTCCATCCAAGAACCAGGACAGCTTGCGGATCTGGTGGCTGCCAACCTGGATGCCCCAGTCGACGAGAAAGCCCAGCTTCTCGAGATGGTCGACGTCAAGGAACGAATTCGCAAGGTACTGCGCTTGCTAACTCGGCAGCTGGAGATCCTCAAGATGCGTGAACGCATCAACTCCCAAATCAAGGAGGAGATGGGGAAGAACCAGAGGGAGTACGTGCTCCGCCAGCAGCTGAAGGCGATCAAGGAAGAGCTGGGCGATGAGGAAGGCGATCAGGGAGACCTCGACGTACTCGAGGAGCGGATCGCCAAGGCGAATCTCCTGAACGAGCCTGAAAGTGTCGCGCGGAAGCAGCTGAAACGGCTGCGCGCAATGCAGGTTGGCTCCGCGGAGTACACCGTCGTACGCACGTACATCGACTGGATTCTGGACGTGCCGTGGAGCAAGGCCACCACGGACATGATGGATATCGCCGAGGTGCGCCGCATTCTCGATGAGGATCATTCGGGGCTTGAGAAGATCAAGAAGCGAATCGTCGAGTTCCTCGCCGTACGCAAGCTGAAGCCTGACAAGAAGG